TTATCTAACAACAACTAAGGTTCTGACTCATCTCAAAGGATTAATAGTAACACAAGTAATTCTACATCATCCTATTGGATGATCCATTCAACTTCCCATCTAACACAGAGTTGAACCGAGCAATATGGTGGAATTGCATAccgaatttcataaaaaaaaaataaaatattttagagtaaattacaatttttttctaaaattaggataaattatacttatagccaataatttgaaaatttacACTTGTCTctgaagtttatttttattcgacattaaatgaaaccaaaatactacgttagaaaaaaaattaaaaataatcaaaataatcttAAGTGACATAATAGCTGTTCAAGAGCATAAAAAAACGTAATGTATCTTCCTCTCCACTCATGAGTACTTTTGATTTCTTATATGAGGTGAACAGTTTCACTAATATCGTTAATCTTAATTGATTGTAAATGCcgatattataatttatttgtggtaaatataataaatttaaaagccAAAGAGAATTTTTTGTAATGTATTTAATCTTATAATCTTTAATAAATAAGAAAGCctgtttaaaaaattatttaataaaatatcaattcagggaactggatttttttttttttaattagttgAATCGTTGTGCGAAAAACGTGGATGCCGATAAGATTACGCGTTTTTTATGGAGGGTTACCGTGATGACCGTTGCCCATGACATCCAGAGCCAAGGAAGTTCGGAAGTGAAGATTTGTTTCTTTCCTCCATATTTCTCCCAGGGATCACATAgaaacctctctctctttcggTCAGGCAGAATGGAAGTCGCATCGAGGTGCTACTGCCATGCCCATCTCtcgttcttgatgaagaagaacgCGGCGGCTCCTTTCCCGGGTAGCGGTAATCTTTATTTGATCGACTTAGATATTTAGTTCTTTGTATTTCTTCCCCCATGGAACGAATACGAATTCTAAACTCTTggaaatttctttctttctttgtttcggCAGAGAGAAGATCCAAGTACTCGGGTCAGTCCGTTGTATGTCGCCGCCTCCACtcaattcttttcttctctcttcctgtCTTCCATAGACCAACCAATAGACTTTACCCTAATTAGGGTTttctagtttttttcttttttccggaTTTTCCTGAAATGCTGAGAATTTGGTTTCTTGATGGAGATAATCGAAATAAAACTTTGAATATAAAGTTAGGTCTCGATAGAATTTTGTACAATCGTCCTAACTCTCAAACAGAtttcttatgtttttttttttttttaatttgatttaaaaATATTGTCAAGAGAGCAATTCCTGTGCGGGTATTGACGGTGGGCAAGAGGAGGTCTCAAGGGGTCCAACTTCTGGTCGAAGAGTACAAGGAGAAGCTCAAAAACTATTGCAGCATCGAGGACGttcttatcaaatctaatccaaagaATACTGGGTACACAAGATGCTCTTTTCCCCCCTCCAAACAAAGAAATGGATATCTGAGATAAATTTTATCCTACATTGATAATAGAGCCACATCTTGTATGATTCGATGCTTATCTTTCATATTGATGCATGAGCTGATCTTTATTCTGTGAAGGGTactttaattttgaaaggaTTGGCCTTTCAGTATCTTGTTTTGATGTATGAATCTCTAAAGTTTAGGAACATTTGAGAAAATCTCTGAATTGCATCTTAGCACCCATAGTCGTGCAGTCCTTGGTAGTGACACATTGTTCACCTTTTTATTCCTTCTGCACGATTTTTTTGGCTGCAGTTTGGATATCCAATGTGTTTGAATTTTTCCCCCCACTTGTGGCTCAGCATCAGAGTTGATTCTTGCCATATTAGATGTTATTGGATAAGCGTAGGAGAACTAACAGAATGATCAATCTATTTAATATTCTCCTTTTCTTACTAATTTTAAGGTTGATATGATCACATTTCAAGCAGCAATGTGAAGGCCCAGATCGAAGCTGAAGACATGCTTATCATGCAACAAATTAAGCCTGGAGAATGGGTATGACCTTGAAACGTTTTGGTTGCCATGTTCAGAtcattcctttcttttttctttgctcCATCTTGACAGTTTCTCCTGACAGGATACCGGTTAATTTGACAAGCATCTTCATTTTGTTTTCCCTTTATGATTGGCGCAGTGCATATAACAGATACTTGTTTGATTAACCGAAGGTTACTATGGCACTTACCATCTTGATATGGTGACTTTCCCAAATATCAGTACTCATTGAGTGAACAATGAGAAGGAGAAAAAGGGGATAATCATTGGAAGAAACGGAATGGAGAGAAGATTTACATGAATTCCGCAACAAAATCATGGCAAATCAAAACATAATGACAATCATTAACAAACTCTCTAATGTGTAGTCTGCCCAAACTATAAGAACTTGTGATATTGGAGGATCTAGGCATTAATAGGAATAAATAATAATCAAGGATAGATCAAGTCAATCTCAAATTGTGTGTTTAAGTCTGACTCAACTTACACAAATTCTTCAGATCAATTGCTTGTATATTTGCCTTGTAGctattatgttattatgtttcTTTCCATTTCATCTAGGTTGTTGTGTTGGATGAGCATGGAGCAGACATTGGATCTGAGCAAATGGCTGACTTGGTGGGAGATGTAGGGACAACAGTATGCACTTGACCTTGATTCAGTTTCTTTTTCACAATGGTTAGCAGATACGAATGCCTGAGATGATTTGAATTGCTTAAGAAAACTATGTTTTACGTTTGTGAAGTGAGCATGTTATTAATCAAGTATCCTTGCTTAATCAGTTTCAATCTTCAATAGATCTTATATTAAGCCAACATTGCCCACCAGTCTTAGTACCTACTGTGTCTAAATTCGAATGCTTTCTCCTATCAACATCTTATAGCAAAACTGTTTCCCACCTTTCATAACTCCTTTGTGTAATCGGAGGTAGCAGTCTTTCGTAATGTTAGACTCACCTCTTTCGTTCCCTAGTAGAATGACATGCCTCTGATATTGTTTTGTTATTATCTTTCCCTGGAAAAAAGGTCAGATGTCTCCTTGAGGTTTCTTTGTGAACTTTAGGTTTCGTATACTTTAAGGTATTTCAGTTAATGAGGCACAACAAATCATGAATTCCCATGCTCTACTCTCTTGAAACCCCCTTCAGAGCCTAATTTACCAAGATAATCTATCATCTGACTTTAAGTATCATCAAGGAGctccacttttttttctttcttctctctcttctgaaAGTACCTTCAAGATGTTTCTCCTTCTATTACAGTTTTCCCTCGCATTTCCTTCTTAATCCTTTAACTTTGGGATGATAGAAGCATACTTACTATGTGAAGCCACATGAAGATATGCATATGCTATCATCTTCCATGGGAATCTGATTCAAATCAAGTTTTCAATATCTACTTTATGAGTCCATGTACATACCCTGGTGAGATCCAACTCAACGTGTCCAAAAATGTCAGAAGAGACGGGAAACAAGAAACATTGGAAGCCCAAATGCTAGTTGCCTAATTGTATAATATACGAATCTCCATATTCAAATCCTCTCTGATAAACCTTTCCTACAATTTAGGTTATACTCAAATTTAGTGCCCACTTATAGGCCAATTTGTGAAGTTCATAGAGCAGATTAAATGTCGTGATTTGTGAAAACTGACATTCCTTATTTTCATCTAAATGCTATCTTAGATTGCATGCCACTTCTTTGTTTATGGATTTCAATTCAGATGGAATTGGTATGGGTGCATGCTTAAAAGTAAGGATTGCCGAACTGGTACTGAGTGTCGTACCAGTCGCACTTGgttcggttcggtaccggttcggaaCGGATCCGTACCGAGAGAAAACCTGCCGAAGTtggaaaaggagaagagaaagagagaggcgagcagggagggaggagaaggagaggccgTGGACGCCTGCGGATGGCCGCGgaggggcggcggaggccgTGGGGGGCGACAGAGGCCGAGGCCacgaaaaaaaattgaaaatttttaagtgaagtcggcaagagAATTTTTTCCACAGCCGCATCCCCCGTGCGGGCTTCGCCGGCCCTCCGCAGGTGTCTGCAgcgctccttctccctccctcccccactcgctctctctttttcttcgtCTTCTCCGCTTCAGTAGCGAACTAGTTTCAAAGCTGGAACCATACCAGTAGGCCACCGGTACGGTTCGGAATGGACGGAACTATCTGGTTCAGGACGGTTTTGCATTCCTTGCTTACAGCGCGCATGCAATATAAAGCTAGCTACAATTATGTTTCAATTTGGagaaaaaacataaaaagaaaCAGCTATGAGTAAATACATATACAACCACTTCGGCTGCATAGGTGGGAAAATACTTAAGTACTATCATTTGTTTTTAATGAAAATTTCTAAATGCTTTAGGCCTTGATGTAGCGACATTACAATGTATAAAAAAAGAACCAGCGggttaaaaattaaaatgctTGTGTTCACAATATAATatcattttcctttcttttgttttttattcttAATGAAGGATTGAAGTGCCAGTGGGATGGTGGCTATCTCGGCTGTCTCGTCCCGTTCCAGTGAGATCACAACATATGGGATGGGTGTGGGACCTTGAAACTCACTTCCGTCCTTTGTCCTGGCCGTCCCGCCTTCATCCCGACCGGGTCATGCACCGATACGGCCATCCTGGTCAGGAtgtgcccttttttttttttttttagacgaTGCTTTGGGCTTTTGACTCGTCGTCGAGAGGAAGGACTTACCTTTTTTGCCGCTGATGCGTTGGCATCGGCATCGTCGTTGGGAGGGAGGTGGGAGGAAGGTCATTTTGTGGCCCTCTTTCTTCGATGTTTTTCCCACAACACGGGCTTAGAGCCTTGGATTGCTCAGAAACCCCTCCTTCCCTGTTTTACGAGCTCGGATCGCTCGGAAGCACATTCCGATTTATCCACGAGCACAGCACGGCGCCATGAATCTCTCGGGAAGGAGGACGATAGAgtactgcattttttttttctcccaaacAGCTGAACCTATTGATGAGTGGATGGAGTCCATGTGCCCCGCTCAAGGAACTCAATGCAGTGGACCGCTCGGAGAGACATGCCAGCGTGAggggttcgggttgtatctttagTGCGTAAGAAGATTTTGCGAGTCATCCACTAGATCACGTCccacatagatctcaaagcattccaAACTCCCTCATTCATTAggctgcacagatctcaaagcaatgATTGTGCGTTCCATCGGTGAATTCGCACTAagaaaggtgaatccttctttggtGTGAAAGATACAGTCTCTACCCCTGCATGAGAGTCACGGGGTGCTAGAGGCATGGgagtccttttttttcctctaacATGCTACTCAGAGACCAGAGTGGACCTCGTGTGCATGGGGAAGAGAAAAAGCCAACTTTTCCCAAAAAactgaaaaggcaaaaaaagaaaaagaaaaagaaaaactatccATATGAAGGGAAAAAAGGTGGATTCGCACGATTCCTTCGCATTGTCCTTCAATCACCAATCTTTCCTCTCTTCAATTAGCATACCTGCCACCTGCTACATTTGAAAGTTGACATGATTTGAGATTTGAAGTAACAATCTGCTGTGAAATACCTCTTGTTTGGAAAAAAAGGAACACCCATTATGAAGTTTGATCCCACTATCGAGATAGTGAGATGCTATAAGCATCGGCTAATTACCATTGCAGCCaaaaaacaagagaaagaggagaagaaaggaagggagaggaagggaagaAGGTTGCTCCATCTTCTATATCAGAACCATCTTGCATAATTAAGGTAAGGTCTTCCTCTATCATTAATTTAGccaaaataaagtaaaataaggtaattatgataaattttttgcatgaaaTTATGAGATATTATGAGTAGgatgtaaattttatttttaaatatgtattatatttttgtaagaTTATCAAATTTTTAGATGAGTCTAACATATGAACCTAGGCTTGATCAAGCAGAAAGTAGATGAATTTTAATAATTGGATGTGGTTTATTCTTTTTTGATGTATTGCATACTTGATAGTCTAAAAtgatttttctcaaaaaaaagctAAGAAATATCTAAATCTTTTTTTAGTTTCTCCAATAAATGGGCCCTCTAATAAATGGGCCCTCTTTGAAAACATGTGCCATATTAGATATCTTTACTTAAATGCAAGACCTCTTTTTGAGTATCGTCACTTATATCGTGATTACTATGACCAATTGGTCATAGTTGACATATGGTTCAATTCATGCCTGAAATGGGAACCATAACTTGGAATTAATAGATTCCAACCTATTGTTGACATGTGGCTATATTTCTTATAacctttaattttaaaaatatatactaGCTTTTAGTTCATGATAGACAAGATGTGCAACATACTTGTACCACATGTTACAAATTGGATGATTTGCTATTAAATTAACATTATTCAAAGAAAATGTAGAAAAGGTAGATATAACATTGGCAGCTTAAAGCCAATTTATAGTTACTTATTATGAATTTTAATAATGAcatgaaataataaaaataaattttattaattacaaaatatatttagaaatttaaaaaatattttagaaattacAAAGGTTATAATAAATGTagaaaagggtggatatagCATATACAACTACTTATTATGAAGTAACAATTAtatgaattaataaaaataattctattaattacaaaaatatttagaaattaaaaaaaatataataaatatagaaaAGGATGGATAGCTGGATATAGCATATGCAACTTAAATCCAATTTCTAGTTACTTATTATGAATTTtgttaattacaaaaaaaataaatttcaatttttaaattatataattaaaatatttaattatataattaaaatttagaaaattaatGAATGTAATGAATATAAAGTTAGGGAAAATTAATATTAATCTCTAAGTAATTTACATGCATGGAtgattattttcaaaaatttaataatttttaaattattatttaatacaaaatatcaaaaaatataaaaattataataaatttggaaaagggtggatatagtgtAGGCAACTTAAATCCAATTTCTagatatttataattattaattaCATGAATGATTAATATCTTGAGGCATGAATATTTATTTTAcagtttttattatttaaaatgcaTTATGAAATTGCAAGGAGTGCATATATCTTCTTGACTAGATGGAGCTTGATAGTAAGCAGCAGAAGGATCCAAATATTGGATGGCATTTTGGAAAAAAGGGGAAGGACCGCCACCAATGGAAATATAATTACTGTGGGCTGGAAAATAAAGGAGGTGAGGTCACCTGATTGAAGCAACGCTTGGTCGGTGGCTTCAGTGATGTTAAGAAGTGTCCAAAGGTATCTACAGAGGTTCAAGTAATGATGGAGCATTTGCAGAAAGAAAAGGAGGTGAAGATAGCATCCAAAGCTCGAAGGGAAGCACTTGATCATCGGACATCTCTAATCATATATTAGCGTAGACTTGGATGATGACGATGGTTATTCTGATTCAAATGACTTGGAGGCAGCTCATCTATGAGAGGCTATTCGGGGCTCTTGACAAGATCAGTGGCAACATGAGGAGGTATTGAGATATAGAGCACAGTTTGGGGACTCTCAATTTTAGAAGGGTGGTGGCTTTTGGTGTAGTAGAGAGATCACATTCACATGTACAGTCTGCTGGATTAGAGAGGAGCCGGTCTATGAGGATGAGATCTTCTATCAAGTCTTTGTTCGGTGCATTTGGGAAGAAATCGAAGAAGAGCTTTGGAGGTTCCACCATCCATGATTTAGATCCTACAACATATCCAGATCTTGAGTTAAAGCAATTGAGGATTGATGACTATATAAACAAGGACAAGAAAAAACAAATAGGGAGGCAATTTCCAACTGGTTTCACTCTAGCCATATTTCAGCATGGGCAGAGGCGAATACTTACTTTGGATCGATGATAAGTACAGTGTAGAAGGCATGTCCAGGTATTGATCCTCCTACACCCTATGAGATACATGGACCATATTTGCAGCAGCAGGTCACCGTGCCAAAGCCTGGattaagagttataaaaaggAGTGGAAGACTTATGGGGTGACATTGATGTGTGATGGTTTGTCTGGACCTACTAGGAGGAGCATTATTAACTTCCTAGACTAATGTGATAGGATGACCATCTTTCATACTTCAGTCGATGCTTCAAACAAAGTACATGACTAATTATATTTTGGGCTTGATGAGGGACATAGTTGATGAGAGAGTATATCGTCCAAGTGGTCACAGACAATGGGGCAAACTACATGAAAGCGGGAAAGGATCTAATGTTGGAAAAGCTACAACTGTATTGGATCCCTTATGCAGCACATTGTATAGACTTGATGATGAAGGATATTGGGCAGCTACCTAATGTAAAGTCAGTAGTAGAAAGTAGGCAAGTTGATGCAGGACGGCtacgaaaagaagaagaagaagagaaaaggaggagggaggagaaagaagaagagaaaggaggcttttcattcaatcatgcattaaccctaatcaaatGCATGGAaccatatatatagggtcataaaataacaaaaagacccCTACAATAAAATAATCCCAAAAAGCTCTAAAATAACAATATACAAATAAacctaatcaacataaaataaaataacataaaatcaaaTCAATCTAGCTACAACGAAAGTGGCTGGACCATCCTCCTACGACGACCGTGGCCCCACGTAACAGGCGGTCCGGTACTAGTGTCCGCACCAACTCCTCCCGATGGAAAGAAGTCGATCTTGGCGACCGCGGCTCGGTGCAGCTCTGTAATACTCCAAAAGGTCCAGATCAATACGCTGGACCTCTTCTCGTGTAATTCAAGTCGAATCGGACTCCGGTCGTCCTCTCCAACGAACCAAGAAGCGATGAATGCTCCCAGCATTGGATAAAACGGCTTGCTCGTAGGCATCAATGAGTTCTTTTTGTGCTGGTGGGAGAGGCAAAGAAAGTGGGGATGGTATGGAATCAGGGATAGGGGAAGCAGCGGACTCAAAAGAGGGCTCAACGAAAGGGTCATCAAGAATGGATGTGGGACCCTTGTAAGCAACcagatcttcaatattaaaaggAGAGCTGATACCAAAATCAGATGGAAAGTCAGTAACATAGGCATTCGTGCTCACCCGGTGCAATACCCGAAATGGCCCAACACTACGAGCCTGCAGTTTCTTAACGGTTCCATGCGGAAACCGCTCTGGCTGAATACGTACCATAACATAGTCCCCAGGTTGGAATATCTTATCCCTCCTATGGGAATCaacttgtagtttatattgagcATTACTTGCATAGATGCGCTTTTGATTTTCTGATGTAACTCATGGATGTGTTGTGCAAATGCATGTGTAGACTCAGAAATCTAACATGTGGTGACATGGGTAAAAGATCTAAAAATTTTCTAGCTTTGTAACCATGCACGATCTCAAATGGACTCATGCCTATAGACCTATTGATCGAATTATTGTATGCAAACTGTGCGATAAGAAGGACTGAATTCCAATTACGAGTATGTTCGCCCACAAGGCACCGTAAGAGATTCCCAAGATTTCGGTTGACCACTTCTGTTTGGCTGtcagtttgtggatgataagcaATGAAAAATTTGAGTTTTGTACCAATCGAGTGCCACAAAGTTTTTCAGAAGTAACTCATGAAACATACATTTCGGTCGGATATAATGGTCTTTGGAGGCCATTGAGTTTGACAATCtcatcaaagaagagtttggcCACTTTGGAGGCATCTGAGGTTTTGAAACAAGGGATAAAGTGGGCCATTTTGGAAAAACGGTCCACGACGATAAGAATGGAATCGTGTTTCCTGACGGTATAGGGAAGACCAAGCACAAAGTTCAAACTAATGTCATGCCAAGGACGATCGGGTACCGGTAAAGGGGTATATAGGCCAGTGTTCTGTTTTCGATATTTGGCTAATTGTCAAGTTCGACATTGGCCAATGATTTTAGCAACGTGCCTTTTTAGGCGAGCTAGAAGAATTGACGTTCCACCTCTTCGATGGTCTTATCCCGTCCGAAATGCCCGAAAGGCCACCTGTATGTACTTTCCACACCAAGAAATCTCTTACTGATGTTCGTGGGATACAAAGCTTTGCTTTCCTAAACAAATAACCATCTTGAAGGTGAAACCCATTGATCGAGGGCCCTCGTCCATCAGCAAGGGTTTTGTAAGTTTTCCAAAATCAGAGCAAGATAAGTAGTCATCTATGAGTCGGTCGAAGCCCGTGACATGCACAGACATTGTCGAAAGGAGGGTCACTCGATGGCTCAGTGCATCCGCAGCAGTGTTGGAGGCACCTAATGTGTTTGAGGACAAAAGTGTACTTCTGGAGAAACTCAAGCCATTTGGCATGCCTAGAGTTTAGTTTCTTTTGGGAATTAAAGT
The Phoenix dactylifera cultivar Barhee BC4 unplaced genomic scaffold, palm_55x_up_171113_PBpolish2nd_filt_p 001091F, whole genome shotgun sequence genome window above contains:
- the LOC120107952 gene encoding putative RNA methyltransferase At5g10620 isoform X2, with the protein product MTVAHDIQSQGSSEVKICFFPPYFSQGSHRNLSLFRSGRMEVASRCYCHAHLSFLMKKNAAAPFPERRSKYSGQSVRAIPVRVLTVGKRRSQGVQLLVEEYKEKLKNYCSIEDVLIKSNPKNTGNVKAQIEAEDMLIMQQIKPGEWVVVLDEHGADIGSEQMADLVGDVGTTPKNKRKRRRKEGRGREEGCSIFYIRTILHN
- the LOC120107952 gene encoding putative RNA methyltransferase At5g10620 isoform X1 yields the protein MTVAHDIQSQGSSEVKICFFPPYFSQGSHRNLSLFRSGRMEVASRCYCHAHLSFLMKKNAAAPFPGSERRSKYSGQSVRAIPVRVLTVGKRRSQGVQLLVEEYKEKLKNYCSIEDVLIKSNPKNTGNVKAQIEAEDMLIMQQIKPGEWVVVLDEHGADIGSEQMADLVGDVGTTPKNKRKRRRKEGRGREEGCSIFYIRTILHN